The Deltaproteobacteria bacterium sequence TACCGTAATGCAGCTGGTCATGGGGCTTATTCGGTGCGGCTCCAGTCAGGGCACACGCTCGGCGTGATCCACGTTGAAGGCCTCGTTTTTATGCGAAGCTTGGCATGCCCGTTCGAGACCATCGAAAAAGAAATTAAGGCGATGGGGCCTGTGGACGGTATCCTTGTGGATGTGCACGCAGAGGCCACAAGCGAGAAGCAAGCCATTGGTTGGCACTTTGATGGCCGTGTGGCTGCAGTGGTCGGAACACATACTCACGTCCCAACTGCGGACGAGCGAATCTTGCCACGCGGGACCGCATTCATTACTGATGTTGGTATGACCGGTCCCTATGACTCGGTTATAGGCATGGATTGCCAAGCAGCAATTAAGCGCTTGAGAAGTCAGCGCCGCGGACGACATTTGATGGCGC is a genomic window containing:
- a CDS encoding TIGR00282 family metallophosphoesterase; its protein translation is MRILFIGDVVGQGGIDACTSRLPALRKELKLDGIVVNGENAVNGRGLTPAVTDELFRAGADMITGGNHIWHFKEIEEYMEHESRLLRPANYRNAAGHGAYSVRLQSGHTLGVIHVEGLVFMRSLACPFETIEKEIKAMGPVDGILVDVHAEATSEKQAIGWHFDGRVAAVVGTHTHVPTADERILPRGTAFITDVGMTGPYDSVIGMDCQAAIKRLRSQRRGRHLMARNNVKLCGVIIEIDPKTGRSKSIERLMEDIPT